A genomic segment from uncultured Desulfuromonas sp. encodes:
- a CDS encoding beta-ketoacyl-ACP synthase III — MDAYITDLASFLPNEPVSNQQMESILGLVGDLPSRTRRIILRNNRIEQRYYAINPQTLKQTHSNAVLTAEAIRRLKSYDPKNIHTLCCGTSTPDQIMPGHASMVHGELKGGPCEVVSTAGICICGVTSLKQACMQVALGESPSAIATGSELASSFMRASLCGQISRERAEELQNQPVLSFDADFLRWMLSDGAGAAKISPTPNSQGISLKVEWIDQRSSAHLFEPCMYAGAIKEADGQLRGWREFDTLEQAVNSHAFLIKQDVKLLNEEIIPTAVDRTLLPIAEQRGLTPESIDWFLPHYSSDYFRERLYDRLVEKGFAIPYERWFTNLATKGNTGAASIYIILDELFHSGQLKKGQRLLCFIPESGRFSVCYMLLTVC, encoded by the coding sequence ATGGACGCCTACATCACTGATCTCGCCTCTTTTCTCCCTAATGAACCCGTTTCAAATCAGCAGATGGAATCCATTCTTGGTCTGGTGGGAGATCTTCCATCGCGAACGCGACGCATCATTCTGCGCAACAACCGTATTGAGCAACGTTACTATGCAATTAATCCACAAACGCTCAAGCAGACACACTCCAATGCGGTATTAACGGCGGAAGCAATTCGTCGTTTAAAATCCTATGATCCGAAAAATATCCACACCTTGTGTTGCGGCACATCCACCCCGGATCAGATCATGCCCGGACACGCCTCTATGGTTCATGGCGAACTCAAAGGGGGGCCTTGCGAAGTCGTGTCAACAGCTGGCATCTGCATCTGCGGTGTCACATCTCTCAAACAGGCCTGTATGCAGGTTGCCCTCGGCGAGTCACCGAGTGCCATCGCCACCGGGTCAGAACTGGCATCCTCTTTCATGCGGGCCTCACTGTGTGGCCAGATTTCGCGGGAACGTGCTGAAGAACTTCAGAATCAACCGGTCTTGTCCTTTGATGCTGATTTTCTGCGTTGGATGTTATCGGATGGTGCCGGTGCAGCGAAAATATCCCCGACCCCGAATTCACAGGGCATCTCTCTCAAAGTGGAATGGATTGATCAACGCTCAAGTGCGCATCTGTTTGAGCCATGCATGTATGCGGGAGCAATCAAAGAAGCGGATGGACAACTTCGCGGCTGGCGTGAATTTGACACGCTTGAGCAGGCGGTCAATAGTCATGCCTTTTTAATCAAGCAGGATGTCAAGCTCCTCAACGAGGAAATCATTCCTACTGCAGTCGATCGTACTTTACTGCCGATTGCCGAACAACGAGGTCTGACACCGGAAAGCATCGATTGGTTTCTGCCCCATTACTCATCCGACTATTTTCGCGAACGACTCTATGATCGGCTGGTGGAAAAAGGATTCGCTATTCCGTATGAACGGTGGTTTACCAATCTGGCAACGAAAGGGAATACCGGAGCGGCGTCGATCTATATCATTCTCGACGAACTGTTTCACTCCGGCCAATTAAAGAAAGGACAGCGCTTGCTGTGTTTCATTCCGGAAAGCGGTCGCTTCTCAGTGTGCTATATGCTTCTCACTGTCTGCTGA
- a CDS encoding radical SAM protein: MNILLVNPPNCGRSIPEERYGIDSLKQIFRGEPLALEVVASGLDHHNVTILDLKADTVGLEHSIRQTRPDLIGFTAMTCEANTVKRLARQARDMCEATLVVGGIHASNVPQDFNQEPFDFIVIGLGNASFSQLADHLTEGRSTVTIPGVARVTPEQPLNWVPRQFAPCDQPIDNAPRYDLVECYRKDYFLAKLNVDLGFVVTAFGCPYNCSFCCIAGQCGGQYLSQPIEAVIRDLQQLADIPFIRLVDANTFGSPAQAEKLYQAIKQADIKKNYLIDVRADTVVRHPLLLQHWKEIGLRSVVIGFEEINDQRLVTMNKQGSLALNDEALERLKELDITVVGDFIVDPDYDHDDFDTLEHYITSHKIDLPMLTIMTPLPGTPIYNSLKDRITEHNLDYYTLTNAVTQTRLPEKEFYTRYANLLRACHAQAKL; encoded by the coding sequence ATGAATATTCTGCTGGTCAATCCCCCGAACTGTGGTCGCAGTATCCCCGAAGAACGTTACGGCATCGATTCGCTCAAACAGATTTTTCGTGGTGAGCCCCTGGCTCTGGAAGTTGTTGCGTCGGGCCTGGATCATCATAACGTGACCATTCTTGATCTTAAAGCCGATACGGTTGGCCTTGAACACTCCATTCGCCAAACACGCCCGGATCTGATTGGTTTTACGGCCATGACCTGTGAAGCCAATACGGTAAAAAGATTGGCACGTCAGGCACGTGACATGTGTGAAGCAACACTGGTCGTTGGTGGCATCCACGCCAGCAATGTACCGCAAGACTTCAACCAAGAGCCTTTTGATTTTATCGTCATCGGCTTGGGAAACGCCAGTTTCAGCCAATTGGCAGATCATCTGACAGAGGGACGTTCAACCGTCACCATTCCAGGAGTCGCCCGAGTGACTCCTGAACAGCCTCTGAACTGGGTACCACGACAGTTTGCTCCGTGTGATCAGCCCATCGACAACGCCCCGCGTTACGATCTGGTCGAATGCTATCGAAAAGACTATTTTCTGGCAAAATTGAATGTCGATCTCGGCTTTGTCGTCACGGCTTTTGGCTGTCCTTATAACTGCTCTTTCTGTTGTATTGCCGGTCAATGCGGCGGCCAGTACCTGAGCCAGCCCATCGAGGCTGTGATTCGGGATCTGCAGCAGTTAGCTGACATTCCGTTTATCCGCCTTGTTGATGCCAACACCTTTGGCTCTCCGGCTCAGGCTGAGAAGCTTTATCAGGCGATCAAACAAGCCGACATTAAAAAGAACTACCTGATTGACGTACGCGCCGATACTGTGGTACGTCACCCGCTGCTGTTACAACATTGGAAAGAGATTGGCCTGCGCTCCGTGGTGATCGGTTTTGAAGAAATCAATGACCAACGGTTAGTCACGATGAATAAGCAGGGCAGTTTAGCTCTCAACGATGAAGCGCTCGAACGTCTGAAAGAGTTAGATATTACGGTCGTTGGTGATTTCATTGTTGACCCGGACTATGATCATGATGACTTTGATACTCTTGAGCACTACATCACCAGTCATAAAATTGATCTTCCCATGTTGACGATCATGACCCCGCTGCCTGGCACACCGATCTACAACAGCCTGAAAGACCGGATTACTGAACACAATCTTGATTATTACACTCTGACCAATGCAGTCACCCAGACACGCTTGCCGGAGAAGGAATTTTACACCCGTTACGCCAACCTGCTGCGTGCCTGCCACGCCCAGGCAAAGCTTTAG
- a CDS encoding pyridoxamine 5'-phosphate oxidase family protein, whose protein sequence is MNPEELVSFVNTAERVGTLSTVDQQGFPNSALVGSAMMPDAEHVHIALSDNHTLANLRQDSAAVLTVYEPAPLIFNWQGARLYLQVETIEDNGPCKEDMIQRVEQQAGKMAARTIHAAVCFRVIKIRPLLDTRG, encoded by the coding sequence ATGAATCCGGAAGAACTCGTCTCTTTTGTCAACACGGCTGAACGTGTCGGCACCCTGTCTACCGTCGATCAGCAAGGCTTTCCCAACAGTGCCCTGGTTGGATCAGCCATGATGCCTGATGCTGAACATGTTCATATCGCTCTCTCCGACAACCATACACTTGCCAACCTGCGTCAAGACTCTGCGGCTGTCCTCACAGTCTATGAACCGGCACCATTGATCTTCAACTGGCAAGGTGCACGACTCTATCTACAGGTTGAAACCATTGAAGACAACGGACCCTGCAAAGAGGACATGATCCAGCGTGTTGAGCAGCAAGCCGGTAAAATGGCCGCACGAACAATTCACGCCGCCGTATGCTTTCGCGTGATTAAAATCCGCCCTCTGCTCGATACGCGCGGCTAA
- a CDS encoding thioesterase family protein, with protein sequence MVAKINDVIVRYAETDAQGVVHHATYPIWFEEGRSSFLRQIGSPYSEWEKMGYFVVVADLSVRYLAPAFYEDQLTVETSLQRLKKRLIEFSYRILRDDELIVQGSSRHLIVGPDKQPRALETSFFDRLNQLLATQEVE encoded by the coding sequence GTGGTTGCAAAGATAAACGATGTGATTGTTCGCTATGCGGAAACAGATGCTCAAGGTGTTGTTCATCATGCAACATACCCCATTTGGTTTGAAGAGGGACGCTCCAGTTTCCTGCGTCAGATTGGCAGCCCCTATAGCGAATGGGAAAAAATGGGCTATTTCGTCGTCGTCGCCGATCTGTCCGTGCGCTATCTGGCCCCGGCATTCTATGAAGATCAGTTGACAGTTGAAACCTCTTTACAGCGTCTTAAAAAACGTCTGATCGAATTTTCCTACCGTATTTTGCGCGATGACGAATTGATCGTACAGGGCAGCAGTCGTCACTTGATTGTCGGTCCTGATAAACAGCCTCGTGCTCTGGAAACATCCTTTTTTGATCGTTTGAATCAATTGCTCGCTACGCAGGAGGTCGAGTGA
- a CDS encoding acyl-CoA dehydrogenase family protein has protein sequence MIKTLVAAEHFTLIEKIRDLALTHVKPYAAQWDRDNCFPIEQVKALAGHGLLGICVEQQWGGLGKSLLEMALIIEGVARYDAGMALTLAAHSLVCDHVQQFGTAEQKSRYLSALASGEMIGAWALAEAGSGSDAASIQTRAEKKGQGWQINGRKMFVTQGSVAGLYVVLARSGDHKKSAISAFLVERDTLGVKPSAPLEKLGCRSSNTTAVHFDHVQLDAGQLLGEEHRGLAAAFNLLDHGRVTIAALACGIIRGCLEESQRHTARRQQFGTPINTFQAIQWPMADMATDYDAAWLLTARAAQLCDDGHPCGTAAAKAKLFAGERAVKSAERAVQLQGGYGYLKNSCVERFYRDAKLCDIGEGTAEIQRLVIAREMIERGA, from the coding sequence ATGATCAAAACTCTTGTAGCAGCAGAGCACTTTACGTTGATCGAGAAAATACGCGACCTGGCATTGACCCATGTCAAGCCATACGCTGCACAGTGGGACCGTGATAACTGCTTTCCAATTGAACAGGTAAAAGCTCTGGCCGGTCACGGTTTACTGGGGATTTGTGTTGAACAGCAGTGGGGCGGGCTGGGGAAGTCCCTTTTGGAAATGGCTTTAATAATTGAAGGAGTGGCACGCTACGATGCCGGGATGGCATTGACCTTGGCCGCACACAGCCTGGTGTGTGACCATGTGCAACAGTTTGGTACTGCAGAACAGAAATCACGTTATCTGTCTGCCTTGGCAAGCGGTGAAATGATCGGCGCCTGGGCTCTTGCTGAAGCTGGAAGTGGCAGCGACGCTGCCTCGATTCAGACCCGTGCCGAGAAAAAGGGGCAAGGATGGCAAATCAACGGCCGTAAAATGTTTGTCACTCAAGGTTCAGTGGCTGGCCTTTATGTGGTGTTGGCTCGTAGCGGTGATCATAAGAAATCAGCGATCAGCGCATTTCTCGTTGAACGAGATACATTGGGTGTCAAACCCTCAGCCCCTCTAGAAAAACTCGGCTGTCGCAGCTCCAATACGACGGCAGTTCATTTTGATCATGTCCAGCTTGATGCCGGGCAATTGCTTGGCGAAGAACATCGTGGTCTTGCGGCGGCATTTAACTTACTCGATCATGGTCGCGTTACTATTGCCGCATTGGCTTGCGGCATCATTCGAGGCTGTCTGGAAGAGTCACAACGTCACACCGCACGTCGCCAGCAGTTCGGCACGCCCATCAATACGTTTCAGGCCATCCAGTGGCCAATGGCTGACATGGCCACTGACTATGACGCTGCCTGGCTGCTGACTGCCCGAGCCGCTCAATTATGTGATGACGGTCACCCGTGCGGAACTGCTGCCGCCAAAGCTAAATTGTTTGCCGGGGAGAGGGCCGTTAAAAGTGCAGAACGCGCTGTTCAGCTTCAGGGTGGCTATGGCTATCTGAAAAACAGTTGTGTCGAGCGTTTTTATCGTGATGCCAAGCTATGCGATATCGGTGAAGGGACGGCTGAAATTCAACGGTTGGTTATTGCCCGTGAGATGATTGAGCGCGGTGCATAA
- a CDS encoding vitamin B12-dependent ribonucleotide reductase, whose product MPKSAKNAALPLTSNALTVLERRYLKRDEKGRALETPANMFERVANAIAEAEKKFDKKADVKKVAADFYAMMTNLEFLPNSPTLMNAGRELGQLSACFVLPVADSMESIFEAIKNTALIHKSGGGTGFSFSRIRPANDVVLSTKGVSSGPLSFMKVFDAATETIKQGGTRRGANMGILRVDHPDVMDFIMCKRDQTVLTNFNISVGLTEDFMEAVKTDSEYDIINPRTGEVCDRMSAVKVFDHIVDLAWTNGEPGIIFLDRLNRDNPTPHIGEIESTNPCGEQPLLPYESCNLGSINLNRMVTDGQVDWDKLRKTVQTAVRFLDNVIEVNNYPIPQITEMSLANRKIGLGIMGWADMLIRVGISYCDQEASELGAKLMKFINDESHKASRELAAERGAFPNFEGSVYDQHKEAKIRNATCTTIAPTGTISIIANSSSGIEPLFAVSYVRQVMDNDILVEVNPLFEEVAKERGFYSPELMKLIAEKGTIQDFDQIPEDVRRVFVTAHDITPEEHIRMQSAFQKHTDNAVSKTVNFCNSADRDDVAKVYQMAYESGCKGVTIYRDGSRDAQVLSVKKEEKDETSVPMESKKATRKRDRPRTLSGATYQMETGCGPLYVTINEDKQGLFEVFTTMGKAGGCAASQCEALGRLVSLAWRSGVQARQSVKQLIGISCHKPSGFGNNRITSCADALAKAIQMHMQQEEEESFQQNGGACPECGGPVEHEGGCCVCHACGYSECA is encoded by the coding sequence ATGCCAAAATCCGCTAAAAACGCCGCTTTACCGCTGACCAGCAACGCCTTGACAGTCCTTGAACGCCGCTATCTGAAACGCGACGAAAAAGGTCGTGCCCTGGAAACCCCGGCCAATATGTTTGAACGTGTTGCCAATGCGATTGCCGAAGCGGAAAAGAAATTTGATAAAAAAGCGGATGTCAAAAAAGTTGCAGCGGATTTCTACGCGATGATGACCAATCTGGAATTTCTGCCCAACTCCCCAACACTGATGAATGCCGGTCGCGAACTGGGGCAATTGTCAGCCTGCTTTGTTCTGCCGGTGGCAGATTCCATGGAAAGCATCTTCGAAGCCATCAAGAATACCGCTCTGATCCACAAAAGCGGCGGTGGTACCGGTTTTTCATTCAGCCGAATCAGGCCAGCCAATGATGTGGTGCTTTCCACCAAAGGGGTTTCTTCCGGTCCACTCTCCTTTATGAAAGTGTTTGATGCCGCGACAGAAACCATCAAACAAGGCGGTACCCGTCGTGGTGCCAACATGGGTATTTTACGTGTTGACCATCCGGATGTGATGGACTTCATCATGTGCAAGCGTGATCAGACCGTGTTGACCAACTTCAACATTTCCGTCGGCCTGACCGAAGATTTTATGGAAGCGGTCAAAACCGACAGCGAATACGACATTATTAATCCGCGCACTGGTGAAGTCTGTGATCGCATGTCCGCAGTCAAGGTTTTTGATCATATTGTTGATCTGGCCTGGACCAATGGCGAGCCCGGCATCATCTTCCTCGACCGCCTCAACCGCGACAACCCAACGCCGCATATCGGTGAAATCGAAAGTACCAATCCGTGCGGTGAGCAGCCTCTGCTGCCCTATGAGTCCTGCAACCTCGGTTCGATCAACCTCAACCGTATGGTCACGGATGGGCAGGTCGACTGGGACAAACTGCGGAAAACAGTGCAAACCGCAGTGCGCTTCCTCGACAATGTTATTGAGGTCAACAACTACCCTATCCCCCAGATTACAGAAATGTCCCTCGCCAACCGTAAAATCGGTCTCGGCATCATGGGCTGGGCAGACATGTTGATCCGTGTCGGCATCTCCTACTGTGATCAGGAAGCCTCTGAGCTGGGAGCGAAATTGATGAAATTCATCAATGATGAATCTCATAAGGCATCCCGTGAACTGGCCGCTGAACGTGGCGCGTTCCCCAACTTTGAGGGCAGCGTTTACGACCAACACAAAGAAGCAAAAATTCGCAATGCCACCTGCACCACCATTGCCCCGACCGGCACGATCTCGATTATCGCCAACAGCTCCAGCGGTATTGAACCCTTGTTTGCTGTTTCCTATGTCCGTCAGGTGATGGACAACGACATCCTGGTCGAAGTCAATCCGTTGTTTGAAGAGGTGGCCAAGGAGCGCGGCTTCTACTCACCGGAGTTGATGAAACTGATCGCCGAAAAAGGCACCATTCAGGATTTTGACCAGATTCCCGAAGATGTGCGTCGTGTTTTCGTCACGGCCCATGACATCACTCCGGAAGAACACATCCGGATGCAGTCGGCGTTCCAAAAGCACACTGACAACGCAGTCTCCAAAACGGTTAACTTCTGCAACAGTGCCGACCGCGACGATGTGGCTAAAGTGTATCAGATGGCCTATGAGAGTGGCTGTAAAGGGGTAACCATCTATCGTGACGGTTCCCGGGATGCTCAGGTGTTATCGGTTAAAAAAGAGGAAAAAGACGAAACCAGCGTACCGATGGAAAGCAAAAAAGCAACCCGCAAGCGTGATCGTCCACGGACCCTGTCTGGGGCCACTTATCAAATGGAGACCGGTTGTGGACCGCTGTATGTGACCATCAATGAAGACAAGCAAGGGCTGTTTGAAGTTTTCACCACCATGGGTAAGGCGGGTGGTTGTGCCGCATCCCAATGTGAGGCGCTCGGCCGTCTGGTTTCTCTGGCCTGGCGTAGCGGCGTTCAGGCACGTCAATCGGTGAAGCAATTGATCGGCATCTCGTGCCACAAGCCTTCAGGCTTCGGCAACAACCGCATCACCTCGTGTGCGGATGCTTTAGCCAAGGCGATTCAGATGCACATGCAACAGGAAGAAGAGGAAAGCTTCCAGCAAAATGGCGGTGCCTGCCCCGAATGCGGCGGTCCGGTAGAACACGAAGGTGGCTGCTGTGTGTGCCACGCCTGTGGTTATTCCGAGTGTGCGTAA
- a CDS encoding aminotransferase class V-fold PLP-dependent enzyme, translating to MTSGHKDETFIYLDNSATSFPKPESVYQTLDHFSRTCGANPGRGSYSMAHQAAKQVLKTRLAVASMFAVEDCSRIVFTTNATQAINQALFGLLKSGDRVVTSSMEHNAVARPLYALEQQGVQIDKVQADTLGRITCDQVAQLCLDGPKPKLVVINHCSNVTGTVQPIETIGPWCRQHNILFMVDAAQSAGVYPIDVQGMAIDLLAAPGHKSLFGPQGTGFLYVSPSVTLTPLIYGGTGTLSTHLEQPDQMPERLESGTLNTPALAALAAGLSFLMDTGLGEIHRHELGLAGQLRQGLKTVPGVTLYGPDNSTVVSFTVDGHDPAEIGFMLDRQAQIAVRVGLHCAPEAHRTIGSFPQGTVRVSPGYFNTSHHIDCLIQAIRCIVEAS from the coding sequence GTGACCTCAGGCCACAAAGACGAGACTTTTATCTATCTCGATAATTCTGCGACCAGTTTCCCCAAACCTGAATCGGTCTATCAGACCCTTGATCATTTCAGCCGTACCTGCGGTGCTAACCCCGGCCGCGGTAGTTATTCCATGGCGCATCAGGCCGCCAAACAAGTGCTTAAAACACGACTTGCTGTAGCCTCCATGTTTGCCGTAGAAGACTGTTCTCGCATCGTCTTTACCACCAACGCCACCCAGGCTATCAATCAGGCTCTTTTCGGTTTATTAAAATCTGGGGATCGGGTGGTCACATCCTCCATGGAGCATAACGCGGTTGCCCGTCCTCTTTATGCTCTTGAACAGCAGGGGGTCCAGATTGACAAGGTGCAAGCCGATACGCTCGGTCGTATTACTTGCGATCAAGTCGCCCAGCTTTGTCTGGATGGCCCGAAACCAAAATTGGTGGTGATCAATCACTGTTCCAATGTGACCGGCACGGTACAGCCGATTGAAACCATTGGTCCCTGGTGTCGGCAACACAACATCCTCTTTATGGTTGATGCGGCTCAAAGCGCCGGAGTTTATCCCATCGATGTTCAGGGGATGGCCATTGATCTTCTGGCTGCCCCCGGGCACAAATCCTTGTTTGGTCCCCAGGGAACCGGTTTTCTCTATGTCTCACCCTCCGTCACGTTAACCCCTCTGATTTACGGCGGCACGGGCACCTTGTCCACCCATCTTGAACAGCCGGATCAGATGCCTGAACGTCTTGAGAGCGGCACGTTGAACACGCCCGCACTCGCCGCTCTGGCTGCTGGACTCAGTTTTTTGATGGATACCGGTTTAGGTGAAATTCATCGCCACGAATTGGGGCTGGCGGGACAGTTGCGGCAAGGGTTGAAAACGGTTCCAGGAGTGACCCTTTATGGGCCGGACAACTCAACAGTCGTATCATTTACCGTTGATGGGCACGACCCGGCGGAGATCGGCTTTATGTTGGATCGGCAGGCGCAGATTGCCGTGCGCGTCGGTCTGCATTGTGCACCGGAAGCCCATCGCACCATTGGCAGTTTTCCCCAAGGGACCGTTCGTGTCAGCCCTGGCTATTTCAATACGTCTCACCATATCGATTGCCTGATTCAGGCTATCCGTTGCATTGTTGAAGCTTCGTGA
- a CDS encoding PhoH family protein has translation MPKKYVLDTNVLLHDPQALLKFEDNDVVIPITVIEEIDTFKKDLNEIGRNARHVSRMLDSLRTQGCLTEGVELESGGKLTVILFTQDHARLLPPELRIERGDNRILAVAASLQEKTDSKVIFVTKDTNLRIKANALGLVAQDYQNDKVSIDELYSGTCELHVSTAEIDRFYGQGYVELADHELKPNQCVTLIDEGNSSHTALARYDQASNRCIPLIKIPKEGIWGITSRNREQNFAFDLLLDTNIQLVTLVGKAGTGKTLLAIAAGLQKAADEGHYNRLLVSRPVFPMGRDLGFLPGDVEEKLAPWMQPIFDNVELLLSSVEERGKRKRGYRELVDMGLMEIEPLTYIRGRSIPNQYMIVDEAQNLTPHEIKTIITRAGEGTKIVLTGDPYQIDNPYVDASSNGLAYIVEKFKDQPIAGHVTLSRGERSGLAELAANLL, from the coding sequence ATGCCGAAAAAGTATGTTCTCGATACCAATGTTTTGTTGCATGATCCTCAGGCGCTGCTCAAATTTGAGGACAATGATGTTGTTATTCCGATTACGGTTATCGAAGAGATCGACACATTTAAAAAAGACCTGAATGAAATCGGACGGAATGCCCGTCACGTGTCGCGTATGCTGGATTCATTGCGGACACAAGGCTGTCTCACCGAAGGCGTGGAACTGGAGAGTGGCGGCAAACTGACAGTGATCCTGTTTACCCAGGATCATGCGCGCCTTCTTCCTCCTGAACTGCGAATCGAGCGGGGTGATAATCGCATTTTAGCCGTTGCGGCGTCACTGCAGGAGAAAACGGACAGCAAGGTCATTTTTGTCACGAAAGATACCAATCTGCGGATCAAGGCCAATGCCCTCGGTCTGGTTGCTCAGGATTATCAGAACGACAAAGTTTCCATTGATGAGCTCTATTCGGGAACCTGCGAACTTCATGTCAGCACCGCCGAAATCGATCGCTTTTATGGCCAGGGCTATGTCGAACTTGCTGACCACGAACTCAAGCCCAATCAATGCGTGACATTGATTGATGAGGGCAATAGCTCCCACACCGCGTTGGCGCGTTATGATCAAGCGTCGAATCGCTGCATCCCGTTGATTAAAATTCCCAAGGAAGGCATCTGGGGCATCACCAGTCGCAACCGCGAGCAAAACTTCGCTTTTGATCTGCTGCTTGACACCAACATTCAACTGGTGACGTTGGTTGGTAAGGCCGGTACGGGTAAAACCCTGCTGGCCATTGCTGCTGGTCTGCAAAAAGCCGCAGACGAAGGGCATTACAACCGCCTGCTGGTCTCCCGACCGGTGTTCCCTATGGGACGTGATCTGGGCTTTCTGCCCGGTGATGTCGAGGAAAAACTGGCACCGTGGATGCAGCCGATTTTCGACAACGTCGAATTGCTGCTCAGCTCCGTGGAGGAGCGCGGCAAGCGTAAGCGTGGTTATCGCGAGCTGGTGGATATGGGACTCATGGAAATCGAACCGCTTACCTATATTCGTGGCCGGTCCATTCCTAACCAGTATATGATCGTCGATGAAGCGCAAAACTTGACACCGCACGAAATAAAAACCATTATCACCCGAGCCGGAGAGGGCACAAAGATTGTTCTCACCGGCGACCCGTACCAGATTGACAATCCTTATGTGGACGCATCAAGTAACGGTCTGGCGTATATTGTTGAAAAATTTAAGGATCAGCCGATTGCCGGTCACGTTACTTTGTCGCGTGGTGAGCGCTCCGGGCTGGCAGAGCTCGCCGCCAATCTGCTGTAA
- the tsaD gene encoding tRNA (adenosine(37)-N6)-threonylcarbamoyltransferase complex transferase subunit TsaD, whose translation MLVLAIESSCDETSAAVVRDGRQVLSNIIASQVDVHAQYGGVVPELAARKHLEACPVVIDQALSKAGVTLSEIDGVAVTSGPGLIGALLVGLSTAKALAYSLDVPLVGVHHIEGHILAPLLEQPIEFPYLALAVSGGHTHLYRVDGIGQYTLLGRTLDDAAGEAFDKVAKMSGLSYPGGALIDKLAQQGDVSRFDFPRPMLHRPGFDFSFSGIKTAVLTQIKKLEDPLEGQLLQDLAAGFQEAVVDVLSQKAFKAAKEYGLTRIVVAGGVACNSGLRQRFSLLAERKGVEVFFPAPLLCADNAAMLAVAGDFYLSRGHRASLDLNARSNWPLEQVKVAEFLAEAQLG comes from the coding sequence ATGCTCGTTCTGGCTATCGAATCTTCCTGTGATGAGACCTCTGCGGCTGTTGTGCGCGATGGCCGCCAGGTTTTAAGCAACATTATTGCCTCTCAGGTGGATGTCCACGCCCAATATGGCGGGGTTGTGCCGGAACTGGCTGCCCGCAAACACCTTGAAGCCTGTCCAGTGGTTATTGATCAGGCGTTGTCAAAAGCGGGGGTAACCTTGTCCGAAATTGACGGGGTCGCTGTCACCAGCGGCCCCGGATTGATCGGAGCGCTTCTGGTCGGGCTGTCCACTGCCAAAGCGCTGGCGTACAGTCTCGATGTTCCTTTGGTTGGTGTTCATCATATCGAAGGTCATATTCTCGCACCACTTCTTGAACAACCCATTGAATTCCCTTATCTGGCTCTTGCGGTTTCCGGTGGACATACCCACTTGTATCGTGTTGACGGCATTGGTCAATATACCTTGTTGGGGAGAACTCTCGATGATGCAGCAGGAGAGGCCTTTGACAAGGTCGCCAAGATGTCCGGCCTCAGTTATCCCGGCGGGGCATTGATCGACAAATTGGCTCAACAGGGAGATGTCAGCCGTTTTGATTTTCCGCGACCGATGCTGCATCGACCCGGATTTGATTTCAGTTTCAGCGGCATCAAAACCGCCGTGTTAACACAGATTAAGAAGCTTGAAGACCCTCTGGAAGGGCAACTTCTTCAGGACTTAGCTGCCGGATTTCAGGAAGCCGTTGTTGATGTTCTGAGCCAAAAAGCGTTTAAAGCGGCCAAAGAATATGGTTTGACGCGTATTGTCGTTGCTGGCGGAGTCGCATGTAACAGTGGATTACGTCAACGCTTCAGTCTGCTGGCCGAACGAAAAGGTGTCGAGGTCTTTTTCCCGGCTCCTTTGCTCTGTGCTGATAATGCCGCCATGCTCGCTGTCGCCGGGGATTTTTATCTCAGCCGCGGCCACCGGGCGAGTCTTGACCTCAATGCCCGCTCCAATTGGCCACTGGAACAGGTTAAGGTGGCTGAATTCCTTGCAGAGGCGCAACTCGGATAA
- a CDS encoding DUF2062 domain-containing protein, which translates to MWRRWGFIRQAKLMLLRFIRLRGQPDEIAKGFALGIFIGMTPTLGFQMVLAVIFAMLLRENKLAAAIGVWISNPVTAAFIYAVEYETGRFILDMPHLHFPGKMTLETIQHFGYELMIPMCLGSLIYGILLAAISYALVLRMVPSLKTCRVPRWPRPFRHHHKNHGKHGELDG; encoded by the coding sequence ATGTGGCGGCGCTGGGGTTTTATTCGACAAGCAAAGTTGATGTTGTTACGCTTTATCCGCCTTCGCGGCCAGCCCGACGAAATTGCAAAAGGTTTTGCACTGGGAATCTTCATCGGTATGACCCCGACGCTTGGCTTTCAAATGGTCCTTGCCGTTATTTTCGCCATGTTGTTGCGCGAAAACAAACTGGCAGCAGCCATCGGGGTCTGGATCAGTAATCCGGTAACTGCCGCGTTTATTTATGCCGTTGAATACGAGACCGGGCGCTTTATCCTCGATATGCCGCACCTGCATTTTCCCGGCAAGATGACCCTGGAGACCATTCAACATTTCGGCTATGAACTGATGATCCCCATGTGTCTGGGCAGCTTGATTTACGGCATTCTGTTGGCCGCCATCAGTTACGCTCTGGTGTTACGCATGGTTCCCTCGCTCAAGACCTGTCGGGTTCCGCGGTGGCCACGTCCGTTTAGACATCATCACAAAAATCATGGAAAGCACGGTGAATTGGATGGTTAG